One window of Paralichthys olivaceus isolate ysfri-2021 chromosome 20, ASM2471397v2, whole genome shotgun sequence genomic DNA carries:
- the LOC109640569 gene encoding G1/S-specific cyclin-E2-like, translating into MTRQSGRLQKRSENAPGLKSKVSKQSNRKKFQPLSKLQCEKNQLIRKGVTKPCVVIETPVKGARIDCDDDNHQVPTASDPLARPSPLPPLGWGSPEDVWGKMVGKEQNYRHSKSFMQKHPRIQPRMRSILLDWLIEVSEAYTLHRQTFYLAQDYFDRFMLTQNNVEKNVLQLIGITCLFIASKMEEACPPKLSQMAHVTAGTYFEEEILQMELIILKALSWNLCPETAVSWLKLYFQMASMSANSDLLESQFPHDPYVQMTRLLDLCVLSLNSLDFQYRVLAASVLCHFLQQETVEKVSGLSRDVLQPCLNWMAPFVESVGRFGRATPKDFARVKEDRHNIQTHTDYMTLLDDVSKNEVNGEFLTPPSSTEKTHSEEETLK; encoded by the exons ATGACAAGACAAAG TGGTCGCCTGCAAAAAAGATCTGAAAATGCTCCAGGGCTGAAAAGCAAAGTTTCAAAG CAAAGCAACAGGAAAAAGTTCCAGCCCTTGTCAAAGCTGCAGTGTGAGAAG AACCAGCTGATTCGTAAAGGCGTCACCAAGCCCTGTGTTGTCATCGAGACTCCCGTGAAGGGAGCCAGGATCGACTGTGACGACGACAACCATCAAGTTCCCACCGCCAGCGATCCCTTGGCTCGGCCgtcccctctgcctcctctggg GTGGGGCTCTCCTGAAGATGTGTGGGGGAAGATGGTTGGAAAGGAGCAGAACTACAGACACAGTAAGAGCTTCATGCAGAAACACCCCAGGATACAACCCAGAATGAGATCCATCCTCCTCGACTGGTTAATCGAG GTGAGTGAGGCGTACACGCTTCACCGGCAGACGTTCTATCTGGCGCAGGATTACTTCGACCGCTTCATGTTGACCCAGAACAACGTTGAAAAGAATGTGCTGCAGCTCATTGGGATCACATGTCTTTTTATAGCATCCAAGATGGag GAAGCTTGTCCCCCGAAACTCTCACAGATGGCGCATGTGACTGCAGGGACCTACTTTGAGGAAGAGATTCTTCAAATGGAGTTAATCATTTTAAAG GCGTTAAGTTGGAACCTCTGCCCGGAAACAGCTGTGTCGTGGCTGAAGCTTTATTTCCAGATGGCTTCGATGAGCGCCAACTCCGACCTGCTGGAGTCGCAGTTTCCACACGACCCCTACGTCCAAATGACACGA CTTCTAGATCTCTGTGTCCTCAGTTTAAACTCTCTGGACTTCCAGTATCGAGTGTTGGCAGCTTCAGTCCTGTGTCATTTCCTTCAGCAGGAAACAGTTGAAAAGGTCTCAG GTCTGTCGAGAGACGTCCTCCAGCCATGCCTGAACTGGATGGCTCCCTTCGTCGAATCAGTCGGTCGCTTCGGCCGAGCGACACCAAAGGATTTTGCCAGAGTGAAAGAAGACAGACACAACATCCAGACGCACACAGACTACATGACCCTGCTG GATGACGTCAGTAAAAACGAAGTGAACGGCGAGTTCCTCACTCCTCCgagcagcacagagaaaacacacagcgaGGAGGAGACGCTGAAGTGA
- the LOC109640555 gene encoding T-cell differentiation antigen CD6-like isoform X3, with protein MSFSFEQRRQKLFNKMKLVKYMIIIHLSCCLCQDSTRVQGKADGNNTGGVMLEEPKGDPYVHQNKFNWTLRLPGNRSGDVVALWLNSTDLLVEQICQDLNFGRVYDVNKTRSPPNTTCFHDCSYKDLRLQNCSQSVRDECTVINAAVCGHQAVWLAEGPDRCAGRVEVWRDGRRGTVCDDGWDLRDADVVCAQLGCGYALSVTGQGGSFPPGRGPVLLDELNCSGHEDNLWACQASQEEPDCGHKEDAGVICSEMRAIRLTGGADHCSGKLEVHRNGRWGTVCDNCWNEHLASMVCSMLRCGTRPLNFTQFVPPLLHNQGTLWYYHCRPEHQSLWQCREIANRPHLCTDSKAAGVICEGSLGFLTATTDNTTPVMTSSPTATTRVILMEDFNSPVLLISFTVCLLLLVLLITNTVLCCHYRRRQAFLLEQTRTSPRPRHLNNYHETVDLVKVTASQQQSDDSRRHRNNTNPLLSPPGVDGLCQEGPEPTHTATGAFAAPGGGPQDAQQARVSAISVDSFETSSTSSGENYENVTNSGYINVTPDPGEGRSSAVSGSLDPLMFLHNNNQHHSAQTRNLSSSDEDSLYSPVSPD; from the exons ATGAGTTTCAGCTTCGAGCAGAGACGACAGAAACTGTTCAACAAGATGAAGCTGGTGAAATACATGATCATTATCCACCTGAGCTGCTGTCTCTGTCAAg ACTCAACTCGTGTCCAGGGGAAAGCAGATGGAAATAATACGGGGGGAGTCATGCTGGAGGAACCCAAAG GTGACCCCTACGTCCACCAAAATAAATTCAACTGGACTCTCAGGTTGCCTGGAAACAGGAGCGGTGATGTGGTGGCGCTCTGGCTCAACTCCACAGATTTGTTGGTCGAGCAGATCTGTCAGGACCTCAACTTTGGACGTGTCTATGACGTGAACAAAACCAGATCCCCGCCGAACACCACCTGCTTCCACGACTGCTCGTACAAAGACCTCCGTTTGCAGAACTGTTCCCAGAGTGTGAGGGATGAATGCACAGTGATCAATGCAGCCGTTTGTG GCCACCAGGCCGTGTGGCTGGCTGAAGGGCCCGACCGCTGTGCTGGACGTGTGGAGGTGTGGAGAGACGGCCGACGGGGAACAGTGTGTGACGACGGGTGGGACCTGAGGGATGCCGACGTGGTGTGCGCCCAGCTCGGCTGTGGTTACGCCCTCAGTGTGACGGGACAGGGCGGCTCCTTCCCCCCGGGCAGAGGACCCGTCCTCCTGGACGAGCTGAACTGTTCTGGCCATGAGGACAATCTGTGGGCCTGCCAGGCCTCACAGGAGGAGCCCGACTGTGGACACAAGGAGGATGCTGGGGTCATATGCTCAG AGATGAGAGCCATCAGACTGACTGGAGGTGCGGATCACTGCTCTGGTAAACTGGAGGTTCACCGTAACGGCCGCTGGGGCACGGTGTGTGACAACTGCTGGAATGAACATCTGGCCTCCATGGTGTGCTCCATGCTGCGGTGCGGAACCAGACCACTGAACTTCACCCAGTTTGTTCCTCCGCTCCTCCACAACCAGGGGACACTGTGGTACTACCATTGCAGACCAGAGCACCAGAGCCTGTGGCAGTGCAGGGAGATCGCCAACAGACCCCACCTGTGTACGGACTCTAAAGCAGCCGGGGTCatctgtgaag GCTCTCTCGGGTTTCTCACAGCGACCACAGATAATACAACTCCAGTGATGACCAGTTCGCCGACAG CGACAACAAGAGTCATCCTCATGGAAGATTTCAACTCTCCTGTGCTCCTCATCTCCttcactgtgtgtctgctgctcctcGTGTTGTTGATCACTAACACGGTGCTCTGCTGCCACTACAGGAGGAGACAAG CGTTTTTACTCGAGCAGACTCGCACCAGCCCTCGACCACGTCACCTCAACAACTACCACGAAACTGTCGACTTGGTCAAAGTCACCGCCAGCCAGCAGCAGTCAGATG ATTCTCGGCGGCACAGGAACAACACGAACCCTTTGCTGAGCCCTCCGGGTGTTGACGGCCTCTGTCAGGAAG gccCTGAACCGACACATACAGCGACAGGAGCCTTCGCAGCCCCCGGCGGAGGCCCCCAGGATGCTCAACAGGCCCGAGTGTCAGCCATCTCTGTGGATTCATTCGAAACCTCCAGCACCTCGTCTGGGGAGAACTACGAGAACGTAACCAACAGCGGCTACATCAATGTCACTCCTG
- the LOC109640555 gene encoding T-cell differentiation antigen CD6-like isoform X2, with protein sequence MSFSFEQRRQKLFNKMKLVKYMIIIHLSCCLCQDSTRVQGKADGNNTGGVMLEEPKGDPYVHQNKFNWTLRLPGNRSGDVVALWLNSTDLLVEQICQDLNFGRVYDVNKTRSPPNTTCFHDCSYKDLRLQNCSQSVRDECTVINAAVCGHQAVWLAEGPDRCAGRVEVWRDGRRGTVCDDGWDLRDADVVCAQLGCGYALSVTGQGGSFPPGRGPVLLDELNCSGHEDNLWACQASQEEPDCGHKEDAGVICSEMRAIRLTGGADHCSGKLEVHRNGRWGTVCDNCWNEHLASMVCSMLRCGTRPLNFTQFVPPLLHNQGTLWYYHCRPEHQSLWQCREIANRPHLCTDSKAAGVICEGSLGFLTATTDNTTPVMTSSPTATTRVILMEDFNSPVLLISFTVCLLLLVLLITNTVLCCHYRRRQAFLLEQTRTSPRPRHLNNYHETVDLVKVTASQQQSDVPTDPRYLWTQRSSVDSRSVDTDYEQCDPSNAPSIPLSTFRNSRRHRNNTNPLLSPPGVDGLCQEGPEPTHTATGAFAAPGGGPQDAQQARVSAISVDSFETSSTSSGENYENVTNSGYINVTPGDEDSLYSPVSPD encoded by the exons ATGAGTTTCAGCTTCGAGCAGAGACGACAGAAACTGTTCAACAAGATGAAGCTGGTGAAATACATGATCATTATCCACCTGAGCTGCTGTCTCTGTCAAg ACTCAACTCGTGTCCAGGGGAAAGCAGATGGAAATAATACGGGGGGAGTCATGCTGGAGGAACCCAAAG GTGACCCCTACGTCCACCAAAATAAATTCAACTGGACTCTCAGGTTGCCTGGAAACAGGAGCGGTGATGTGGTGGCGCTCTGGCTCAACTCCACAGATTTGTTGGTCGAGCAGATCTGTCAGGACCTCAACTTTGGACGTGTCTATGACGTGAACAAAACCAGATCCCCGCCGAACACCACCTGCTTCCACGACTGCTCGTACAAAGACCTCCGTTTGCAGAACTGTTCCCAGAGTGTGAGGGATGAATGCACAGTGATCAATGCAGCCGTTTGTG GCCACCAGGCCGTGTGGCTGGCTGAAGGGCCCGACCGCTGTGCTGGACGTGTGGAGGTGTGGAGAGACGGCCGACGGGGAACAGTGTGTGACGACGGGTGGGACCTGAGGGATGCCGACGTGGTGTGCGCCCAGCTCGGCTGTGGTTACGCCCTCAGTGTGACGGGACAGGGCGGCTCCTTCCCCCCGGGCAGAGGACCCGTCCTCCTGGACGAGCTGAACTGTTCTGGCCATGAGGACAATCTGTGGGCCTGCCAGGCCTCACAGGAGGAGCCCGACTGTGGACACAAGGAGGATGCTGGGGTCATATGCTCAG AGATGAGAGCCATCAGACTGACTGGAGGTGCGGATCACTGCTCTGGTAAACTGGAGGTTCACCGTAACGGCCGCTGGGGCACGGTGTGTGACAACTGCTGGAATGAACATCTGGCCTCCATGGTGTGCTCCATGCTGCGGTGCGGAACCAGACCACTGAACTTCACCCAGTTTGTTCCTCCGCTCCTCCACAACCAGGGGACACTGTGGTACTACCATTGCAGACCAGAGCACCAGAGCCTGTGGCAGTGCAGGGAGATCGCCAACAGACCCCACCTGTGTACGGACTCTAAAGCAGCCGGGGTCatctgtgaag GCTCTCTCGGGTTTCTCACAGCGACCACAGATAATACAACTCCAGTGATGACCAGTTCGCCGACAG CGACAACAAGAGTCATCCTCATGGAAGATTTCAACTCTCCTGTGCTCCTCATCTCCttcactgtgtgtctgctgctcctcGTGTTGTTGATCACTAACACGGTGCTCTGCTGCCACTACAGGAGGAGACAAG CGTTTTTACTCGAGCAGACTCGCACCAGCCCTCGACCACGTCACCTCAACAACTACCACGAAACTGTCGACTTGGTCAAAGTCACCGCCAGCCAGCAGCAGTCAGATG TCCCCACGGATCCCAGGTACCTGTGGACCCAGCGTAGTAGTGTTGACAGCAGATCAGTAGATACAGACTATGAGCAGTGTGACCCAAGCAATGCACCGTCTATTCCTTTATCAACCTTTCGGA ATTCTCGGCGGCACAGGAACAACACGAACCCTTTGCTGAGCCCTCCGGGTGTTGACGGCCTCTGTCAGGAAG gccCTGAACCGACACATACAGCGACAGGAGCCTTCGCAGCCCCCGGCGGAGGCCCCCAGGATGCTCAACAGGCCCGAGTGTCAGCCATCTCTGTGGATTCATTCGAAACCTCCAGCACCTCGTCTGGGGAGAACTACGAGAACGTAACCAACAGCGGCTACATCAATGTCACTCCTG
- the LOC109640555 gene encoding T-cell differentiation antigen CD6-like isoform X1, giving the protein MSFSFEQRRQKLFNKMKLVKYMIIIHLSCCLCQDSTRVQGKADGNNTGGVMLEEPKGDPYVHQNKFNWTLRLPGNRSGDVVALWLNSTDLLVEQICQDLNFGRVYDVNKTRSPPNTTCFHDCSYKDLRLQNCSQSVRDECTVINAAVCGHQAVWLAEGPDRCAGRVEVWRDGRRGTVCDDGWDLRDADVVCAQLGCGYALSVTGQGGSFPPGRGPVLLDELNCSGHEDNLWACQASQEEPDCGHKEDAGVICSEMRAIRLTGGADHCSGKLEVHRNGRWGTVCDNCWNEHLASMVCSMLRCGTRPLNFTQFVPPLLHNQGTLWYYHCRPEHQSLWQCREIANRPHLCTDSKAAGVICEGSLGFLTATTDNTTPVMTSSPTATTRVILMEDFNSPVLLISFTVCLLLLVLLITNTVLCCHYRRRQAFLLEQTRTSPRPRHLNNYHETVDLVKVTASQQQSDVPTDPRYLWTQRSSVDSRSVDTDYEQCDPSNAPSIPLSTFRNSRRHRNNTNPLLSPPGVDGLCQEGPEPTHTATGAFAAPGGGPQDAQQARVSAISVDSFETSSTSSGENYENVTNSGYINVTPDPGEGRSSAVSGSLDPLMFLHNNNQHHSAQTRNLSSSDEDSLYSPVSPD; this is encoded by the exons ATGAGTTTCAGCTTCGAGCAGAGACGACAGAAACTGTTCAACAAGATGAAGCTGGTGAAATACATGATCATTATCCACCTGAGCTGCTGTCTCTGTCAAg ACTCAACTCGTGTCCAGGGGAAAGCAGATGGAAATAATACGGGGGGAGTCATGCTGGAGGAACCCAAAG GTGACCCCTACGTCCACCAAAATAAATTCAACTGGACTCTCAGGTTGCCTGGAAACAGGAGCGGTGATGTGGTGGCGCTCTGGCTCAACTCCACAGATTTGTTGGTCGAGCAGATCTGTCAGGACCTCAACTTTGGACGTGTCTATGACGTGAACAAAACCAGATCCCCGCCGAACACCACCTGCTTCCACGACTGCTCGTACAAAGACCTCCGTTTGCAGAACTGTTCCCAGAGTGTGAGGGATGAATGCACAGTGATCAATGCAGCCGTTTGTG GCCACCAGGCCGTGTGGCTGGCTGAAGGGCCCGACCGCTGTGCTGGACGTGTGGAGGTGTGGAGAGACGGCCGACGGGGAACAGTGTGTGACGACGGGTGGGACCTGAGGGATGCCGACGTGGTGTGCGCCCAGCTCGGCTGTGGTTACGCCCTCAGTGTGACGGGACAGGGCGGCTCCTTCCCCCCGGGCAGAGGACCCGTCCTCCTGGACGAGCTGAACTGTTCTGGCCATGAGGACAATCTGTGGGCCTGCCAGGCCTCACAGGAGGAGCCCGACTGTGGACACAAGGAGGATGCTGGGGTCATATGCTCAG AGATGAGAGCCATCAGACTGACTGGAGGTGCGGATCACTGCTCTGGTAAACTGGAGGTTCACCGTAACGGCCGCTGGGGCACGGTGTGTGACAACTGCTGGAATGAACATCTGGCCTCCATGGTGTGCTCCATGCTGCGGTGCGGAACCAGACCACTGAACTTCACCCAGTTTGTTCCTCCGCTCCTCCACAACCAGGGGACACTGTGGTACTACCATTGCAGACCAGAGCACCAGAGCCTGTGGCAGTGCAGGGAGATCGCCAACAGACCCCACCTGTGTACGGACTCTAAAGCAGCCGGGGTCatctgtgaag GCTCTCTCGGGTTTCTCACAGCGACCACAGATAATACAACTCCAGTGATGACCAGTTCGCCGACAG CGACAACAAGAGTCATCCTCATGGAAGATTTCAACTCTCCTGTGCTCCTCATCTCCttcactgtgtgtctgctgctcctcGTGTTGTTGATCACTAACACGGTGCTCTGCTGCCACTACAGGAGGAGACAAG CGTTTTTACTCGAGCAGACTCGCACCAGCCCTCGACCACGTCACCTCAACAACTACCACGAAACTGTCGACTTGGTCAAAGTCACCGCCAGCCAGCAGCAGTCAGATG TCCCCACGGATCCCAGGTACCTGTGGACCCAGCGTAGTAGTGTTGACAGCAGATCAGTAGATACAGACTATGAGCAGTGTGACCCAAGCAATGCACCGTCTATTCCTTTATCAACCTTTCGGA ATTCTCGGCGGCACAGGAACAACACGAACCCTTTGCTGAGCCCTCCGGGTGTTGACGGCCTCTGTCAGGAAG gccCTGAACCGACACATACAGCGACAGGAGCCTTCGCAGCCCCCGGCGGAGGCCCCCAGGATGCTCAACAGGCCCGAGTGTCAGCCATCTCTGTGGATTCATTCGAAACCTCCAGCACCTCGTCTGGGGAGAACTACGAGAACGTAACCAACAGCGGCTACATCAATGTCACTCCTG
- the LOC109640555 gene encoding T-cell differentiation antigen CD6-like isoform X4, producing the protein MSFSFEQRRQKLFNKMKLVKYMIIIHLSCCLCQDSTRVQGKADGNNTGGVMLEEPKGDPYVHQNKFNWTLRLPGNRSGDVVALWLNSTDLLVEQICQDLNFGRVYDVNKTRSPPNTTCFHDCSYKDLRLQNCSQSVRDECTVINAAVCGHQAVWLAEGPDRCAGRVEVWRDGRRGTVCDDGWDLRDADVVCAQLGCGYALSVTGQGGSFPPGRGPVLLDELNCSGHEDNLWACQASQEEPDCGHKEDAGVICSEMRAIRLTGGADHCSGKLEVHRNGRWGTVCDNCWNEHLASMVCSMLRCGTRPLNFTQFVPPLLHNQGTLWYYHCRPEHQSLWQCREIANRPHLCTDSKAAGVICEGSLGFLTATTDNTTPVMTSSPTATTRVILMEDFNSPVLLISFTVCLLLLVLLITNTVLCCHYRRRQAFLLEQTRTSPRPRHLNNYHETVDLVKVTASQQQSDDSRRHRNNTNPLLSPPGVDGLCQEGPEPTHTATGAFAAPGGGPQDAQQARVSAISVDSFETSSTSSGENYENVTNSGYINVTPGDEDSLYSPVSPD; encoded by the exons ATGAGTTTCAGCTTCGAGCAGAGACGACAGAAACTGTTCAACAAGATGAAGCTGGTGAAATACATGATCATTATCCACCTGAGCTGCTGTCTCTGTCAAg ACTCAACTCGTGTCCAGGGGAAAGCAGATGGAAATAATACGGGGGGAGTCATGCTGGAGGAACCCAAAG GTGACCCCTACGTCCACCAAAATAAATTCAACTGGACTCTCAGGTTGCCTGGAAACAGGAGCGGTGATGTGGTGGCGCTCTGGCTCAACTCCACAGATTTGTTGGTCGAGCAGATCTGTCAGGACCTCAACTTTGGACGTGTCTATGACGTGAACAAAACCAGATCCCCGCCGAACACCACCTGCTTCCACGACTGCTCGTACAAAGACCTCCGTTTGCAGAACTGTTCCCAGAGTGTGAGGGATGAATGCACAGTGATCAATGCAGCCGTTTGTG GCCACCAGGCCGTGTGGCTGGCTGAAGGGCCCGACCGCTGTGCTGGACGTGTGGAGGTGTGGAGAGACGGCCGACGGGGAACAGTGTGTGACGACGGGTGGGACCTGAGGGATGCCGACGTGGTGTGCGCCCAGCTCGGCTGTGGTTACGCCCTCAGTGTGACGGGACAGGGCGGCTCCTTCCCCCCGGGCAGAGGACCCGTCCTCCTGGACGAGCTGAACTGTTCTGGCCATGAGGACAATCTGTGGGCCTGCCAGGCCTCACAGGAGGAGCCCGACTGTGGACACAAGGAGGATGCTGGGGTCATATGCTCAG AGATGAGAGCCATCAGACTGACTGGAGGTGCGGATCACTGCTCTGGTAAACTGGAGGTTCACCGTAACGGCCGCTGGGGCACGGTGTGTGACAACTGCTGGAATGAACATCTGGCCTCCATGGTGTGCTCCATGCTGCGGTGCGGAACCAGACCACTGAACTTCACCCAGTTTGTTCCTCCGCTCCTCCACAACCAGGGGACACTGTGGTACTACCATTGCAGACCAGAGCACCAGAGCCTGTGGCAGTGCAGGGAGATCGCCAACAGACCCCACCTGTGTACGGACTCTAAAGCAGCCGGGGTCatctgtgaag GCTCTCTCGGGTTTCTCACAGCGACCACAGATAATACAACTCCAGTGATGACCAGTTCGCCGACAG CGACAACAAGAGTCATCCTCATGGAAGATTTCAACTCTCCTGTGCTCCTCATCTCCttcactgtgtgtctgctgctcctcGTGTTGTTGATCACTAACACGGTGCTCTGCTGCCACTACAGGAGGAGACAAG CGTTTTTACTCGAGCAGACTCGCACCAGCCCTCGACCACGTCACCTCAACAACTACCACGAAACTGTCGACTTGGTCAAAGTCACCGCCAGCCAGCAGCAGTCAGATG ATTCTCGGCGGCACAGGAACAACACGAACCCTTTGCTGAGCCCTCCGGGTGTTGACGGCCTCTGTCAGGAAG gccCTGAACCGACACATACAGCGACAGGAGCCTTCGCAGCCCCCGGCGGAGGCCCCCAGGATGCTCAACAGGCCCGAGTGTCAGCCATCTCTGTGGATTCATTCGAAACCTCCAGCACCTCGTCTGGGGAGAACTACGAGAACGTAACCAACAGCGGCTACATCAATGTCACTCCTG
- the LOC109640555 gene encoding T-cell differentiation antigen CD6-like isoform X5 translates to MSFSFEQRRQKLFNKMKLVKYMIIIHLSCCLCQDSTRVQGKADGNNTGGVMLEEPKGDPYVHQNKFNWTLRLPGNRSGDVVALWLNSTDLLVEQICQDLNFGRVYDVNKTRSPPNTTCFHDCSYKDLRLQNCSQSVRDECTVINAAVCGHQAVWLAEGPDRCAGRVEVWRDGRRGTVCDDGWDLRDADVVCAQLGCGYALSVTGQGGSFPPGRGPVLLDELNCSGHEDNLWACQASQEEPDCGHKEDAGVICSEMRAIRLTGGADHCSGKLEVHRNGRWGTVCDNCWNEHLASMVCSMLRCGTRPLNFTQFVPPLLHNQGTLWYYHCRPEHQSLWQCREIANRPHLCTDSKAAGVICEGSLGFLTATTDNTTPVMTSSPTATTRVILMEDFNSPVLLISFTVCLLLLVLLITNTVLCCHYRRRQAFLLEQTRTSPRPRHLNNYHETVDLVKVTASQQQSDVPTDPRYLWTQRSSVDSRSVDTDYEQCDPSNAPSIPLSTFRIDDALPCVCV, encoded by the exons ATGAGTTTCAGCTTCGAGCAGAGACGACAGAAACTGTTCAACAAGATGAAGCTGGTGAAATACATGATCATTATCCACCTGAGCTGCTGTCTCTGTCAAg ACTCAACTCGTGTCCAGGGGAAAGCAGATGGAAATAATACGGGGGGAGTCATGCTGGAGGAACCCAAAG GTGACCCCTACGTCCACCAAAATAAATTCAACTGGACTCTCAGGTTGCCTGGAAACAGGAGCGGTGATGTGGTGGCGCTCTGGCTCAACTCCACAGATTTGTTGGTCGAGCAGATCTGTCAGGACCTCAACTTTGGACGTGTCTATGACGTGAACAAAACCAGATCCCCGCCGAACACCACCTGCTTCCACGACTGCTCGTACAAAGACCTCCGTTTGCAGAACTGTTCCCAGAGTGTGAGGGATGAATGCACAGTGATCAATGCAGCCGTTTGTG GCCACCAGGCCGTGTGGCTGGCTGAAGGGCCCGACCGCTGTGCTGGACGTGTGGAGGTGTGGAGAGACGGCCGACGGGGAACAGTGTGTGACGACGGGTGGGACCTGAGGGATGCCGACGTGGTGTGCGCCCAGCTCGGCTGTGGTTACGCCCTCAGTGTGACGGGACAGGGCGGCTCCTTCCCCCCGGGCAGAGGACCCGTCCTCCTGGACGAGCTGAACTGTTCTGGCCATGAGGACAATCTGTGGGCCTGCCAGGCCTCACAGGAGGAGCCCGACTGTGGACACAAGGAGGATGCTGGGGTCATATGCTCAG AGATGAGAGCCATCAGACTGACTGGAGGTGCGGATCACTGCTCTGGTAAACTGGAGGTTCACCGTAACGGCCGCTGGGGCACGGTGTGTGACAACTGCTGGAATGAACATCTGGCCTCCATGGTGTGCTCCATGCTGCGGTGCGGAACCAGACCACTGAACTTCACCCAGTTTGTTCCTCCGCTCCTCCACAACCAGGGGACACTGTGGTACTACCATTGCAGACCAGAGCACCAGAGCCTGTGGCAGTGCAGGGAGATCGCCAACAGACCCCACCTGTGTACGGACTCTAAAGCAGCCGGGGTCatctgtgaag GCTCTCTCGGGTTTCTCACAGCGACCACAGATAATACAACTCCAGTGATGACCAGTTCGCCGACAG CGACAACAAGAGTCATCCTCATGGAAGATTTCAACTCTCCTGTGCTCCTCATCTCCttcactgtgtgtctgctgctcctcGTGTTGTTGATCACTAACACGGTGCTCTGCTGCCACTACAGGAGGAGACAAG CGTTTTTACTCGAGCAGACTCGCACCAGCCCTCGACCACGTCACCTCAACAACTACCACGAAACTGTCGACTTGGTCAAAGTCACCGCCAGCCAGCAGCAGTCAGATG TCCCCACGGATCCCAGGTACCTGTGGACCCAGCGTAGTAGTGTTGACAGCAGATCAGTAGATACAGACTATGAGCAGTGTGACCCAAGCAATGCACCGTCTATTCCTTTATCAACCTTTCGGA ttgacGATGctctgccgtgtgtgtgtgtgtga